In Brassica napus cultivar Da-Ae chromosome A3, Da-Ae, whole genome shotgun sequence, the sequence accagccagagcgaccagctcaagtcacTCGCGTTTTGACGCGCCGAGACACGAAAAAACGCGTCGGGAGTGACCTCctggagcgactatgctaggtcaCTCCGGGTGTTTTGCTTGGAcaattttttatgttatttcagggaccttttggtcatttgttttgatgttttacactttctaaacctaagttaagtacttttgtaagccattggaggcaaaacaatctcttttctagagaagaactagtaaaaaaacctcttttgattcagatttcattgctttcatcttgtgttcttgttgatttcttatctatttctctacatggttaatctgaaatccaatatgggttcaagaggaatcatggagattagtgagtaatcaccttttgaatttatgggttagggagattaagggtgattaggttagttctaggatgttttagtgtagatcattcttattccttgctagtagagtattcataatgcatcttctgagttggccactcaaaagttgatcaatagacatttcccacccaaaaggtgtttgatgaaatgtctgagacaactctcctaggcttttagtatactttgccaaagacatttgttgttaaaggtgctaagatagctaatagacttgttagtaatgattgctttcatattattcaaccaaagacatttgatgtttgagatgtgttagcaaatgagcattcatctagacatagagcttgcttagaattgtgtctaggcttaaggttgatagtttgattgatcatttgccatctttagttcgatacttgatcacccaaggtctaatccctatgcccatgagttctcttttcccttagtcaagaaagtatcattctgttattgctttctagtttagtagtagtttaaaacccatctaaatcattggttgcacttagattaagtgagtacttgcattctcagtgctttgatatccctcagaactggttcgacaatcttctatactacaacatttgtcttaggagccttgaaaactcctaacatcaaagaACCGTAAGAAATTTCGGAAACTCATGGTACAATGGTTAGCGTACGACTGAAACACCCTTTGAGGGTTTAGTTATTATTagctcttcttttttttttttttttttttttgcagagaaTAGCTAGATGGTCTTAACCTTTTTTTGTAAATTGCAAACCTtctcatttttaatgaaattcacgtacttataaaaaaaaaaaacagttcaaacgaaactgttttttttttctttatgcatttaagttttttttctgcattttcattttctcttttaacttttaaccaaaTCTCATGTGTTATGATTTTATTGGTTatgtgacttgtgctttagtatataagggatgaAAGTTGTATCCTTGAGGTATTTGAAAAAGACgtaatctaaactattaaaacaagaGTACAAATAAGATTTGACCCTTAGTTTTCCTAAATAATTACAATGTAATGCGACTGGTATTAATTAAAACTTTACTAATTATTCATAGTACTCCAAGGCATATTACATTAAGCAATAAAAAGCACATTAACTTCTTACCCCACCAACAAGCAAATCATAATTTAGTTAGACATAGCATTAACTCAAAAATCAAAGTTTTTCTATCGATATAGCAAATCATAATTTAGTTAGACATAGCATTaatcaatatgttttttatattatcattttttatttggatatcatgataaaatttcatcaaattcTAAGGAATCACAAATTTATGTAatactaaaaaatatatgagtaatttaatcaattttttttaaaaaatactatcagatattttgtattttatcgGATCAATGGTATCAGATCGCCGtttaatagtgagtttttggatttttacaTGGTTCTATCGGATTTTTAATTAACgatttttcattaaatctgaACCGGATTATATACAATGTATCGGGTCTATAGGTTCAATCACGAATCTAGGtcggatatgaaaacaaatctaaaactcaaacattattatagaacaattaccatatttcaaaaaaataccttatgttgaagaaaaaaatgataaaaatctaaaaactcaattgttatAGTTCGAAACAAATATAATGGTAATTGGTAAATTagtttttgatcaataaatgaaaaacaaacaaatccgcgctttctaagcgcaGGTCAAAATCTAATTAGGTTTTATGGCGATTGCAGAAGAAACATAGGCTACTACTCCATACTGCTACTAAGAGTCTAGGATCCACCCCACCTTAGGTCCTCACCTATATATGTGGTCTCCTTGGTTCTACGCCCCTGTTGGCTTCTCTATTTTCCTTATTGGGTTCTGTTATGCTTTCATATATAGCTTGGTGTTTAGTCACCGTTATTATACTCTGTTCTAGGGATGTTAACGTAGGGTAAAATAACCCAGCCCAGCCCAACCCACAGATAACCCAACCCAGTTTATACCCAACCTGCAAAAACCCAGAAACATCAAGGTTGAAATCCAAACCCAAAAAATAACCCAATAGGGTATAGGTTTATCCATGGGTACccaaaatattatcttatttattctaaaaatatcatgtaaaatattaatatcattaatgccagctttaatatataaacaagaTTTCGCAATTTTAAGAAAAACTTGTTTCAGCGCAAAAACTCGTTtatgattttggcgggaaaatctGTTTtcgattttgacgggaaaactcgGCTTTGCGGTTTCGGCAGGAAAATtcgattttccggttttggcgggaaaactcattttgtgattttggcggaaaaattcaattttgcgattttggcaggaaaacttgctttgcggttttggcggaaaaactcgtttttacaatttcggcgggaaaactcggttttttggttttggcatgaaaactcgttttgcggttttggcaggaaatttgggttttgcggttttggcggaaaaattgggttttgcgggaaaacttgtttttgcggttttggcgagaaaactcggTTTTGCAGTTTTCAgtcggaaaactcgattttaaggttttggcggaaaaactcgattttgcggttttggggttttggcgagaaaactcggttttgcggttttggcgagaaaactcggtttttcgattttggcaggaaaactcggttttgcgaTTTTCAGTCGGAAAACTTGGTTTTGCGGTTTTTAgtcgaaaaactcgattttaaggttttgacggaaaactctgttttggagttttggcgggaaaattcgattttgcggttttggcgagaacactcggttttgcggttttgacgggaaaacttggttttatggttttggcgggaaaactcggttttgcggtttcggcaggaaaactcaatttttcggtttcggcaggaaaactcaattttttggtttcggtgggaaaactcatattttggtttatgtgagataatttatttttacggttttggcggaaaaattcatttttttgttttgacagaaaaaacgtttttgcaaattttatataatttaattaaaatggtgtaaatataataatataactgAAAACCCATGGGTACACCATTACCCTTTTATATTTACCCAACATAAATATGGGTTTCAAAATTAATACCTATGATCGACCCAATAAATCTTAGACGGGTAAAAACCTAACCCATTATTAGTGGGTTTAGATAAACCCATGGGTAACTACCCATGTTAACATCCCTACTCTGTTCCCTTGGCTGTTTTGGCCTTAATGAAACattcagcgttaaaaaaaaaaaaagctgactTCTGTATTTCATTCCCTCTTGTGCATGTGAAACAATTTTTCTTTCCAAGAAGAAGCaatattcaaaaattcaaaattttaaaataatttaaacgggTTATCCGAATCCAAATCGAATCTGCAAAATTCTAAACCAAACTCGAACcaacatttataaatatccgaatggggctAAATTttttgaccccgaaaacccgaaatccgaataGACCCGAACCAAATCCGAATTGATACCCGAACACCCACCCCTAATGAAATCACGGCAAATACACAGacttttcaaacaaaaaaaaatataaagaaaaaaaatcaaacactagatacatatatataaatcgaTAAATGGGTTATGGCCTTATGGGTGCAAATATACAAACtttccagtttccccgtttccTTTCTTGTTTTATATTCGAATTTTTAAACCTGTCGTTTATAAGTTGCAACGAGActcacattttcttcttcttcttcaagctcgGAAAGTCTCGCAAAAACACCGAGCAAAGTATACGTACAAGCTTTGGTTTGAACGTATAGTTATCCCTCCGGTCAACAAAATCATCTCAGTGATCCGGTCCTTCCACCAAAGCCACGACCAAAAGACTTGAATTAGGCTCGGACCGTACCTATAATGATACCCTTGATGAGATGAGTGCATCAGTGAACCCTTCGTAATCTTTAAAAGAAGCGATCGATGCACCTCTATGAATATCATGAACCCTAGTtagatactccctccgttcaGATTTATATGACGTTTTAGAACCTGACACATAAATTAAGAATGTTGctataatatctattttaacctttcatttatgttttattttcagttgaCTTCATATCATTATTACTAGAGATCATTGATTACAAGGGTAGAAAAAGTCATATGTTATCTTTTTTTATCTAGAACTTTGTGAACGTCAAGTATTATGAGACAAAAGAAAATCTCTAAAACGTCTAATAATTccgaacggagggagtatttcaGACTGTATCGACTAGATAACATGTTTTCATCGGATTTGATCCTAAATGTAGTTTATTTAGGATTTCGCAAACCCGAGCATGTCGCCAGGGGTTATGTTTCCGTCATGACACTCAAGATCAGAGTTAAAATTTTGATTGTTCTTGTTGAGAATTGAGCATAGATAATTATCCgcctttgatttattatttatataggGGTAAGACTTATACCATATAGATTTAATATTTTCCCCTAACGTGTGGCTCAAATAAAACCGAGAGAACTGCAAAGATGTTCTACGTTTGTTATATACTGTATTAGGGTAAGGGCGGGTAagcaaataatataaattatttaaaatgtttaatttatttttaactgaaattaaaattaactttCATGTTTTAGTTAaacctatttatatatttatttgactatttttttatttataatgtttgttttagtttaacAATAGTAATGCGATGTCTGATCTCTCCtaactgaaaatatatttaaatcagGTAGACTACATAAATTTAATGGTgatcattattatttaaaactatGCATGTTTTTAGAgtcttaaatatattatattatgtttaaaaacaaaataaatcacgTAATCTAAGTAACTCaggatattaattttaaaaaataaatggcACTTTGCAATTAGCATAGTATAATTTTTACactttattttgtgtatatatatataattaacttattatatattaactaacatgtttttaattatatattctgATTTCATggatgtagtttttttttaaagaacactATATATTGTTAGATAATTTTGATGATTAGAGGGAAAACAAACTTGCGTGTAACTATTGATTTTATTGTTTGAATGTCTCCATGGTGTGTTCAGCATCTATCTTTTAGATTTATCTTTTATGCTAGTGTGAGTTTGTAACGTTATGTATCGCCATCTAAATTTTTTAGTTTGTGGACTTCTTATAAGTGTGTAATTGTGAGTTCGACCTCCATTGCGAGAAAGAAATTATTATATGGGATTCCATTTTATTTCAGACTCTTGAaccttaaaaatatattgtttaaatcaaaaaaagttttaatgttGTTTGTAATAGATACATGTGTCACATCAAATTTCAATGGTGTAAGGATGACATGTAAACGTAGCTTTGACATTCAAATAAGTTATAATGTAAACTGATAGTCTTGTTACTTCTTGGCAATTCAATTCTCAAGAGTACATCAATAGATGGGAAAAATGGCAATTCTCGAAAATTcatcaaataagaaaataatacaaaCAGCCAATATTTCACCTATTTCTTTAATCAAAAgtctggcttcttcttctggaaGCCCACAAACAGCTGGAGTTGGATGCAGAGCAGCCAAGATGTCAAAATGTAGATAAAAACACCAAAGAGTCAAACCCActgtgaagaaaagaaaaatctggAGATAACATTCACAACCCTTAACTTCAAGCTATATAGATGAACATactatttaaaatactattatctCACTTCATCTTCTCTCCTCAGCTTTCCCGCCAATTTAGAATATAGGTACTGCAGTCTTGTAAGCTTCTTCACAGGTTTTTGTCACATAGACACTGAAAAGaagaaataggataatagaacATGTGTCAATACACTTGTTCAAGagtcaaaattcaaaatatcttAAATGTTCTATAGTAGAGAATAAGGTTATATGTGGATGTTATCTTCGAGTATAACGTCTAAGATCTTTATTAGATGTCACATATGAACCGGTAAAACAGTTAGTGACCACCCCCATGTTAGCGTGCGTAGGTCACCCATCTGCGTGACGGCATAGGTTGCTACTGATTGTATTACTCTATCAACATGAAAGTGTAAGTGCTTGAGTATACATTAACCAAAACTTCTACTGTTTTTAGATGCTAatcagtttttatatatatatttcgcAGACAGAAGTAACATCCATGAGAGAGGATACTAATTAATCACCCCCTGACGACCTGGCCTGGGATGATGAAGTCGAGGACGAGGCTGTGGACAACCTTGATCGGATACTCCAAGACGGTCACGTATTCAAGAAATGTATATACTTTTGGCGGAGGCCTAACCGCAGCTGATCTGTCACGTGTGAGAGCAGAGaaaaagcaaaaagaaaaggagGCCAAAGAGAAGAATGACAGAGAGACAGGCCATGGTGGCTCACTTGAAACGGATGCATGTGATGTTGGCGAGGCGACCAAAACCACATTGCGAACCTTGTTGCTGGCCTTGTTAAACCAAAACATTGAGGATGTTGTTCTTGTATTGTACTATTCTTTTAATGTTGACTGGATCCGTCTGccatcaaaataatatattgtgtTACGCCATTGAGTAACTGCTAATAGCCAAGTTGTTGAAGAAGCTGTCTAACTTTAGATGTTAACATAGTCTAACATATATTGATTGCTATCTATTTACTTAGCGTCTAACAATAAAACACTGATATGGATTCTCATTCTCCTAGTGTTCGTTCATTTGAAATTATGTTGTTATGGAACTTGTTAGTCATAAACTAGAACAAACGAACTTCCAACTGGAGCTCATTTTAAGCAATAATGGGTAGTCCTAAGGTTTCAATGTTGAACATATGGTATGTTCAATGTTGCTTATAGTCTGGACGAACTGTCGTCCCCGCAGACGTGAACGCAGCTGTATCAAGATCAAGCGTACCATCCAGTTTGTTGACTTGTGTAATATGGATCGTTCAAGTGCGGTTTAAAAGTACCAGCCATAAACTGTTGTTGTTCCAGGAGGTGATCTTGCTTATGAGCAGAGAGCTGTGTGTATGATCTCCAACTCCACAAGTGCTGCTGAGGTCTTCTCAAGAATTGATCTCAAGTTCTATCTTGCTTTCGTTCACTGGTAAGGAGAATTCTCTGAGGCTCGTGAGTATCTTGCAGCTTAATTTGGAGAAGGAATATGAGGAGGTTGGTGCTGAAGGTGGGGACGATGAGGATGACAAAGGTGAAGAGTACTAAGAAGAAGAATTCTATTATTATCCTTTGTGTTTGCGTGATTGGACTTAGAACACTCTTGTACCGAGTCTTTATTAGATTGTGTATCTCATAACTATATAATATGTCCATTGTTATTTGAATTCTATTACtcaatttatgatttttaaaacacaGATGCTATTAAATTCATCTGAAAgtattaaaagaaaacatacaCATCGTTTTGTTGTTGCTGACATTAACttgtaaaaaaaacatcacATCACATAAACATCAAAGTTTAAATTTCTTCTCATGCACGGAGGACCTCACGGAACGTAGCGGCTACTACTAAAACAACAAATGAAGCCAGACCTACGTAAAAAGTAATGATTGATATATAGTATATCAAAACAAAGACCATGCCGAAACCCAATAATATTGACGCTGCCTCAAAAATCCGCACAGTGGGGGGTGAGAAGGAACCCGAAGACAAGATGTAGAACCCAGCGTAGGCCAaggcaaataaaataaaaggatcAAGCTTCTTGAAATCTCCCAGTAAAGTATGAACCCCTTCTACGTAATGTTGGACACAAAGGATGCTGCCGCACTTTGTGTATTCATGAATCATATAACGAATTGGCAAGAAAGCCAAAGCAGACGCCGTTAAAAATAGTATCATTTCATGGCACCTTTTTACGTAAACAGACCACCTACATAAAgtcaaaatccaaatctcaaatcataaaaataaactaCAAATGATAAAATACCAAACACTAAATCAAACTAACTAAAACGGAGCAGTGCTTGTTTTAATGTACTCTactaattattttctatttaacttgtttttttggaaattttatcTTAGTTatcatgaaaaataataaatgactaaaaacGAGCAGtgctaaataaaataaaaaacaagctAAGTAGAAAAAAAtgtccacaaaaaaaaaaaaagagtctcaCGGTGTTACTTGAGCTGGCATATTCACCGTAGGAACTCTCGGATCTTGCTCAGTTATGATTTGGATTCCCCCATCCTTGGAAGTGCCTTGCGACACTGAACTGAGTAATGGTACCGCTAGGGAGTGTCTGCAAGAATAGTGAATATATCGGATCAAGAAACAAGACATATTTGTTTTATACCCCAAGCCCAACATAAGTTCCAGACTTTCTTGGGAATCAAGAAATGTACACTAGGCCCTAATACAGAAGATACTTGATTCTTGGTGACAAATATGTAAAAGATGTAAGAATTCAATACCTTGAAGGAGAGCTTTGGGTTTGAACTAGATCTTGATTCTTCAGATTAAACGGCTGTTTCTCCGGTGTCTGATTGAAAACACGAGTTGATTCAGTAGTCGTTGGCGGTTTCAAAGGTGAAGAAGATGCAACGTTGATGGACGTCGAGGTTTCGTTGCCGCAAGCTTCCATGGCGGACGGTTTCAAAGGTGAAGAAGATGCAACGTTGATGGACGTCGAGGTTTCGTTGCCGCAAGCTTCCATGGCGGACGGTTTCAAAGGTGAAGATGCGACGACGTCGATAGACGGCAAAGTTTCGTTGCGGCAAGCTTCCATGGCGGACGGTTTCAAAGGTGAAGATGCGACGTTAACGGACGACAAGGTTTTGGAAGCTTGATCATGAGCCATCGTCAGTCAGCGAAGAGTATGGTCTCTCTTTTGGCGCGGGACTTTCTTCAAGAATATTTCCAAAGAGGCACGGAGTAACCGTTTTAACTTATATAAAGAGTCAAAACCGACTAAACGGATCTTTGAGCAATAACAAaagcaaaataataata encodes:
- the LOC111214576 gene encoding uncharacterized protein LOC111214576 → MAHDQASKTLSSVNVASSPLKPSAMEACRNETLPSIDVVASSPLKPSAMEACGNETSTSINVASSSPLKPSAMEACGNETSTSINVASSSPLKPPTTTESTRVFNQTPEKQPFNLKNQDLVQTQSSPSRHSLAVPLLSSVSQGTSKDGGIQIITEQDPRVPTVNMPAQVTPWSVYVKRCHEMILFLTASALAFLPIRYMIHEYTKCGSILCVQHYVEGVHTLLGDFKKLDPFILFALAYAGFYILSSGSFSPPTVRIFEAASILLGFGMVFVLIYYISIITFYVGLASFVVLVVAATFREVLRA